From the genome of Lentilactobacillus buchneri, one region includes:
- a CDS encoding FAD/NAD(P)-binding protein produces MKVGIIGAGPRGILLTSQLFNQYKYHSDQKSPLSITLFDPYGIGGRVWRTDQSDELIMNSSADQITLFTDASVTMSSKVYDGPSLFEWAKSVEANRYLDSNGYSSDVIAAAAQLQINGYAPRVLFGAYIKWFYQDLIKQQPTEVSTSLMKSQVMDLIYDADHHPVIKTNDGTFTFDKVIMSLGQQDNYLSDEEQKLASYAQQNALTYIAPTHPGDADLSDIPAGEPAIIRGLGLSFIDYISELTLGRGGHYMQNEDGSLFYQPSGREPRIIAGSGRGIPYYPKPINEKGYGECEVPKFLTKENIQKNSTDGKIPFDKFMELLLLDLKLVFYKLTINDKYPYKSASKFETEFLANDDKQAVLKQFGFAEEDAFDWDYIINPFKDVQAVGTEDYQSVLINWLNGEIDDSLKGSKTGPLAAARDLLRDFRPAFRQMLVDHCFSNQDLVEKFWGQLDSTINFLIMGPPVVRSKELSALIRSGVVTILAPGMQVKGQDGWFVTAAPKRNTDTFRSATLIEARVPKADLDITANPVLESLVDAKLARTHQVKINDQSVGLNAVDVDPSTDQLLDANGAGQPDIYVWGVPLDGLRYVTNAAPRPGVNDTNLQTADRLAAEVLGLPAAGNVEMA; encoded by the coding sequence ATGAAAGTTGGAATTATTGGGGCAGGTCCAAGGGGAATTTTATTAACCTCTCAATTGTTTAATCAATATAAATATCATAGTGACCAGAAATCACCGCTATCGATCACTTTGTTTGACCCGTACGGTATCGGCGGCCGCGTTTGGCGAACCGACCAATCGGATGAATTAATCATGAACAGTTCAGCTGATCAAATCACGTTATTTACCGACGCTTCTGTAACGATGTCCAGCAAGGTGTATGACGGCCCTTCTTTGTTTGAATGGGCCAAGAGCGTTGAGGCCAACCGTTATTTGGATAGCAACGGCTATTCATCAGACGTGATTGCCGCGGCCGCTCAACTGCAGATCAACGGCTATGCACCTCGCGTTTTATTTGGTGCCTATATCAAATGGTTCTACCAAGATTTGATTAAACAACAGCCTACCGAAGTTTCAACATCATTAATGAAGTCACAGGTCATGGATCTCATTTATGACGCCGACCATCACCCGGTGATCAAGACCAACGACGGCACCTTTACCTTTGACAAGGTCATCATGAGTCTCGGCCAGCAAGACAACTACCTCAGCGATGAGGAACAAAAGTTGGCCAGCTATGCCCAACAAAACGCCCTGACTTATATTGCCCCCACTCACCCCGGTGACGCTGATCTTAGTGACATTCCAGCTGGTGAACCCGCCATTATCCGCGGCTTGGGGCTGAGTTTTATCGATTACATTTCTGAATTGACCCTGGGGCGTGGCGGCCACTACATGCAAAATGAAGACGGCAGCCTGTTCTACCAACCGTCCGGCAGAGAGCCGCGAATCATTGCCGGCTCCGGCCGTGGGATTCCATACTACCCCAAGCCAATCAACGAAAAGGGTTACGGCGAGTGTGAAGTACCCAAGTTTTTGACCAAGGAAAATATCCAAAAAAATTCAACTGATGGTAAAATTCCCTTCGATAAGTTCATGGAACTTTTACTGTTAGATTTAAAGCTGGTCTTCTACAAGTTGACCATCAATGATAAATACCCATACAAGAGTGCCTCGAAGTTTGAAACCGAATTTTTAGCCAACGACGATAAACAAGCCGTTCTCAAACAATTTGGTTTCGCTGAAGAAGATGCCTTTGATTGGGATTACATCATCAACCCCTTCAAGGACGTTCAAGCAGTTGGGACCGAAGACTATCAGTCAGTATTGATTAACTGGCTAAACGGCGAAATTGACGACTCACTGAAGGGCTCGAAAACCGGTCCGCTGGCCGCTGCCAGAGACTTACTACGGGACTTCCGGCCAGCTTTTCGCCAAATGCTCGTCGATCACTGCTTCAGTAATCAAGACTTGGTTGAGAAATTCTGGGGTCAACTCGACTCAACCATCAACTTCTTAATTATGGGACCACCTGTGGTTCGCAGTAAGGAATTGTCGGCTCTCATCCGGAGTGGCGTGGTCACGATTTTGGCACCCGGTATGCAGGTTAAAGGACAAGACGGTTGGTTTGTGACCGCTGCCCCTAAGCGCAACACCGATACTTTCCGTTCAGCTACCTTAATTGAGGCCCGGGTTCCTAAAGCCGACCTCGATATCACCGCCAACCCAGTGCTGGAAAGCCTGGTTGACGCCAAGTTGGCAAGAACCCACCAGGTTAAGATTAATGATCAATCTGTCGGCCTCAATGCGGTCGACGTGGATCCAAGTACCGACCAGTTGTTGGATGCCAACGGTGCCGGTCAACCCGACATTTACGTCTGGGGCGTGCCGTTGGATGGCCTACGCTATGTTACCAACGCTGCGCCACGACCAGGCGTCAACGACACTAATTTGCAGACGGCAGATCGTTTGGCAGCAGAAGTGTTGGGGCTTCCGGCAGCTGGGAATGTTGAAATGGCTTAA
- a CDS encoding beta-L-arabinofuranosidase domain-containing protein yields the protein MKQSIDQRFLTLTDPEIEHAQQMTVKYLLALDPKRFLVTFDEVAGIDSGGVTGYQGWERTDGLNFRGHFFGHYLSALSQAILATEENDIRQQLLDKLRLGVNGLQSAQAAYAKSHPDSAGYVSAFREVALDEVEGREVPKDEKENVLVPWYNLHKVLAGLLAVKVNLQGIDPLLSEKALKIAHQFGIYVFKRLNQLADPTQMLKIEYGGMNDALYELFDLTDDKRMLTAATYFDETALFKQLAEGDDVLAGKHANTTIPKLIGALHRYESLHDVKRADQYLSPEEKGSLNMYLKAAVNFWQIVVDDHTYVTGGNSQSEHFHEPGQLFHDAVLEDGATTCETCNTYNMLKLSRELFRVTGDKKYLDYYEQTYTNAILGSQNPNTGMMTYFQPMAAGYTKVYNRPFDEFWCCTGTGIENFTKLGDSYDFMSGDQLYLSLYFSNVLRLDSNNLQMTEQVDRKTGKVHLTVAKLRSQDSAGAINLKLRNPAWLVQSAKLAVDGISQQVDQNADFWEIDNAGTGTTVDLEIPMSLKMVQTKDNPHYVAFKYGPYVLAGQLGKHHINDDRQNGVLVRISTHDQAVPSTLTTGMDWHDWQQSLNSQAVVDTETTNTLFELKLPNTSETITFVPYYQTFEIRYGVYFQWQQAGSKEAQRREEQLQALSEYRRKTVGQLDNFDQNNFEFDKHLEQHRSEASNAKGRRFRVAHQDGWFSYQFSLAKAQPGLSLELTLNVEDAGHSIVVGFNDDHKFDQVLTVDQNQSTDSKGFYHVRIPISVILINQRPNIKLVFRSAGGDTARLFGIRLFNR from the coding sequence ATGAAACAAAGCATTGATCAAAGATTTCTTACATTAACTGATCCAGAAATTGAGCATGCCCAGCAGATGACTGTTAAGTATTTATTAGCGTTGGATCCAAAAAGATTCTTGGTAACTTTTGATGAAGTTGCTGGCATCGACTCAGGTGGCGTAACCGGCTACCAAGGTTGGGAGCGCACCGATGGTTTGAATTTTCGTGGCCATTTTTTCGGCCATTATCTGTCGGCACTTTCCCAAGCGATTCTCGCTACAGAAGAGAACGACATCCGGCAGCAATTGCTCGACAAACTTCGCCTGGGCGTAAATGGCCTCCAGTCTGCCCAAGCCGCCTATGCAAAAAGTCATCCTGATAGTGCTGGGTATGTCTCAGCGTTCAGAGAAGTGGCCCTGGATGAGGTAGAGGGCAGGGAAGTTCCCAAAGATGAGAAAGAGAATGTGTTGGTGCCATGGTACAACCTGCATAAGGTCCTGGCAGGGCTGTTGGCGGTCAAGGTCAACCTTCAAGGAATTGATCCACTTCTGTCTGAGAAGGCCCTGAAAATTGCCCATCAATTTGGCATTTATGTCTTTAAGCGCCTCAATCAACTGGCTGACCCCACTCAAATGCTCAAGATTGAGTATGGTGGGATGAACGATGCACTGTATGAATTGTTTGATTTGACTGATGATAAACGCATGCTGACGGCGGCGACTTACTTTGACGAAACCGCATTATTTAAACAGCTAGCTGAGGGTGACGATGTCCTGGCTGGAAAACACGCCAACACGACGATTCCCAAGTTGATTGGCGCTTTACACCGCTATGAATCCCTTCATGACGTGAAGCGGGCCGACCAATATTTAAGTCCTGAAGAAAAAGGGTCACTCAATATGTATCTGAAAGCAGCGGTTAACTTCTGGCAAATCGTGGTCGATGATCATACCTATGTGACTGGCGGGAATAGCCAAAGTGAGCATTTCCACGAACCCGGCCAGCTGTTTCATGATGCAGTATTGGAGGACGGAGCAACAACGTGTGAAACCTGCAATACTTATAATATGCTGAAATTGAGCCGGGAGTTATTTCGAGTCACCGGCGATAAAAAATATTTAGATTATTATGAGCAGACCTATACCAACGCCATCTTGGGTTCACAGAATCCAAACACTGGGATGATGACCTATTTCCAGCCGATGGCAGCAGGCTATACCAAGGTGTATAACCGGCCATTCGATGAATTTTGGTGCTGTACGGGTACTGGCATCGAAAACTTCACTAAGTTGGGCGACAGTTATGACTTCATGTCCGGAGATCAGCTGTATCTGAGTTTGTACTTCTCAAATGTTTTACGGCTTGATTCAAATAACCTCCAGATGACTGAACAGGTCGATCGAAAAACCGGCAAGGTTCACTTAACGGTCGCCAAATTACGCTCACAAGATAGTGCTGGGGCAATCAATTTGAAGTTGAGAAACCCTGCCTGGTTGGTCCAGTCGGCAAAATTGGCAGTCGATGGCATTTCTCAGCAGGTGGATCAAAATGCTGATTTTTGGGAAATCGATAACGCCGGCACAGGAACAACCGTTGACTTGGAGATTCCGATGAGTTTGAAAATGGTGCAGACAAAGGATAACCCGCATTATGTAGCCTTCAAGTATGGTCCTTATGTTCTTGCGGGCCAGCTGGGGAAGCATCATATCAATGATGATCGCCAAAATGGTGTGTTGGTGCGGATCAGCACCCATGATCAGGCGGTCCCATCAACATTGACCACCGGTATGGATTGGCACGACTGGCAGCAGTCATTGAACAGTCAAGCCGTTGTCGATACCGAGACGACGAATACACTATTCGAGTTGAAGCTACCGAATACGAGTGAAACAATCACTTTTGTGCCTTATTATCAAACCTTTGAAATTCGATATGGGGTTTACTTCCAGTGGCAGCAGGCCGGCTCCAAAGAGGCTCAGCGTCGCGAAGAACAATTGCAAGCGTTAAGCGAATATCGGCGAAAAACAGTCGGTCAACTGGATAATTTTGATCAGAACAATTTTGAATTTGATAAACATCTCGAGCAGCATCGTTCCGAGGCCAGCAATGCCAAAGGCCGACGCTTCAGAGTTGCTCACCAAGATGGTTGGTTCAGCTACCAATTTTCGTTAGCTAAAGCTCAACCAGGTTTGTCCTTGGAACTTACCTTGAATGTTGAAGACGCAGGGCATTCCATTGTGGTTGGCTTTAACGACGATCATAAATTCGATCAAGTCCTCACCGTTGATCAGAATCAGTCAACCGATTCAAAGGGTTTTTATCACGTCAGGATTCCGATTTCAGTTATTCTTATTAACCAGCGCCCCAACATCAAGTTGGTCTTTCGTAGTGCTGGCGGTGATACTGCTCGTTTATTTGGTATTAGACTTTTTAATCGTTAA
- a CDS encoding glycoside hydrolase family 27 protein, translating to MLINHHRTFAPVPPKGWNSWDGYGASVREEEVRKNAEYMSKHLKQLGWEYIVVDIQWYEPTANSSRYHDFYPLIMDDYSRLLPDPGRFPSASGGRGFKPLADYVHSLGLKFGIHIMRGIPRQAVHQATAIKGSDKSAREIARNNICPWNSDMYGVNMAIPEGQLYYNSLMDLYASWGVDFVKCDDIANSQLYDKTHKDEVVALRKAIAQTGRQIVLSLSPGPAPIKNGSFFQRNANMWRITNDFWDEWPLLYNMFDRAEEWAPISRPGNWPDCDMLPLGHIGIRSVDGPGGNRQTRFTHAEQRTMMSLWSLMQSPLIMGGELTDLDDWTKSLLTNSTLLKMDNSISEKFELTRTDQMIVWYAHSDRYAYYGIFNISSKPIMVSQVQLEQIGIENDARDVWHDRQLAAASVQIGSHDVLLTEQLRN from the coding sequence ATGTTAATTAATCATCATCGTACATTCGCGCCTGTCCCACCAAAAGGCTGGAATAGTTGGGATGGTTACGGGGCCTCGGTTAGAGAAGAAGAGGTCAGAAAAAATGCTGAGTATATGAGTAAGCACCTGAAGCAATTAGGGTGGGAGTATATCGTCGTCGACATTCAGTGGTATGAACCGACCGCCAATTCGTCTCGCTATCATGATTTTTATCCTTTGATCATGGACGATTATTCCAGATTATTGCCTGATCCGGGCCGGTTTCCATCTGCATCGGGCGGTCGAGGATTCAAACCGCTGGCCGATTACGTGCACAGTCTTGGATTAAAATTCGGCATTCATATTATGCGGGGCATTCCACGTCAAGCGGTCCATCAAGCAACCGCCATCAAGGGATCCGACAAGTCAGCCAGGGAGATCGCCAGGAATAATATTTGTCCTTGGAATTCTGATATGTATGGGGTCAATATGGCTATACCCGAGGGTCAACTTTATTACAACTCATTGATGGATTTATATGCCTCTTGGGGAGTTGACTTTGTCAAATGCGATGATATTGCCAACTCACAGCTCTATGATAAAACGCACAAAGATGAGGTCGTCGCCTTAAGAAAAGCAATTGCTCAGACGGGACGCCAAATCGTTCTTTCGTTATCGCCCGGACCGGCACCAATTAAAAACGGTTCGTTCTTTCAGCGGAACGCCAATATGTGGCGCATTACAAATGATTTTTGGGATGAATGGCCGCTTTTATATAATATGTTTGACCGTGCGGAAGAGTGGGCGCCAATTTCCCGTCCTGGCAATTGGCCAGATTGCGATATGCTGCCTTTGGGACATATTGGCATCCGTTCAGTGGATGGACCGGGAGGTAATCGTCAAACCCGCTTCACTCACGCCGAACAGCGGACGATGATGAGTCTTTGGTCATTAATGCAGTCACCACTCATTATGGGTGGCGAGTTAACGGATCTGGATGATTGGACAAAGAGTTTATTGACAAATTCAACCCTTTTGAAAATGGACAATTCAATTTCCGAAAAATTTGAATTAACCAGAACCGATCAAATGATTGTTTGGTATGCTCATAGTGATCGTTATGCTTACTATGGTATTTTCAACATATCGTCCAAGCCGATTATGGTTAGCCAAGTGCAGTTGGAACAAATTGGAATTGAAAATGACGCCCGTGATGTGTGGCATGACAGACAGTTGGCAGCAGCATCGGTTCAAATTGGTAGTCACGATGTTCTATTGACTGAACAATTAAGAAACTAA
- a CDS encoding alpha-L-arabinofuranosidase C-terminal domain-containing protein, which yields MKDTKLTVTNELTAPLNDLFGIFFEDINHAADGGLYAEMVQNRSFEFAPIDNSDYQATTAWELSDPQSLRVADKDPLNTKNLHYLTVDAKQTATITNAGFNSGMFYQQGEQYNFSFFVKALNGTQEVTVQLTGDSGKKIAAPQSITVESHQWLKYSAQFTAEQTTTTGRLVLTFPEGTRILVDMISLFPKNTFNHRPNYVRADLGETLKDLHPKFLRFPGGCLVHDGQLDPDNRGAMYRWKNSIGPVEQRPARRNNWGYNQTLGLGYFEYFELSEDIGAEPLPVLPGAHDPHHDREAPIAQLGDWIDDALDLIEFANGSENSKWGKVRVALGHPKPFNLKYLAIGNEEVGQAFFDRYPYFHKAIKAKYPNIKLINTSGPFAAGAEFERGWKSARENHSDLVDEHYYTAPTWFLANQHRYDSYDPKGPKAFIGEYASKKNQWYNAVVEASYMTGLERNADKVGLACYAPLFCNVDYKDWTPDLIFFNQSEVSPSVNYYVQQLFMKYQGTNNVDYHLANVPEAKVIDDGPLNDGLSPQADGTDVKFENIRLTANGQTKQFKGQSLSEKQTIRVGSTDADDYEVAFDVTKVGDEPKGAHFCFGEQDLDNTFTWVLGGWGNTDSMIRTMTNGMDTDWTQTSWTMNKNQTYHCQIKVSGRHITTWIDGEKMNEIEIPPFVVQPMYTNLTYDKKASQYYFKAVNVTDKQQEITLDTDLFADGSLYQLTGLPDAENHLGMTNQIERRNVPFSGHQFILPPYSVSVLMSTKQFRTQ from the coding sequence TTGAAAGACACAAAATTAACCGTTACTAACGAACTAACGGCACCTTTGAATGATTTATTTGGTATCTTTTTTGAAGATATCAACCATGCTGCTGATGGTGGACTATATGCTGAAATGGTTCAGAATCGCTCATTTGAGTTTGCCCCCATTGATAATTCCGACTATCAGGCAACCACTGCATGGGAACTCAGTGACCCGCAAAGTTTACGAGTTGCCGATAAGGATCCTTTGAATACCAAAAATCTTCATTATCTAACTGTCGATGCTAAGCAGACAGCCACGATCACCAATGCTGGTTTTAATTCAGGCATGTTCTATCAACAAGGAGAACAATATAATTTTTCATTCTTTGTGAAAGCCTTAAACGGGACTCAAGAAGTGACTGTCCAGTTAACTGGTGACTCAGGTAAGAAAATCGCCGCCCCTCAGTCAATCACGGTTGAAAGTCACCAGTGGTTGAAATATTCCGCTCAGTTCACAGCCGAGCAGACCACAACAACTGGCCGACTGGTGCTAACATTTCCAGAGGGGACGCGGATTTTGGTTGACATGATTTCGTTATTTCCAAAAAATACGTTCAATCATCGACCAAATTATGTTCGTGCGGACTTAGGTGAAACCCTTAAGGATCTGCATCCCAAGTTTTTGAGATTTCCTGGCGGTTGTTTAGTTCACGACGGTCAACTGGATCCTGACAACCGTGGTGCGATGTATCGTTGGAAGAACTCAATCGGACCGGTTGAGCAACGCCCAGCTCGCCGGAATAACTGGGGTTATAATCAGACACTTGGCCTTGGATACTTTGAATATTTTGAGCTGAGTGAGGATATCGGGGCTGAACCGCTACCTGTTTTACCAGGCGCTCACGATCCGCATCATGATCGGGAAGCACCGATTGCTCAATTAGGTGATTGGATTGACGATGCGCTGGACTTAATCGAGTTTGCTAATGGTTCCGAAAATAGTAAATGGGGCAAAGTTCGAGTAGCGCTTGGACATCCAAAACCCTTTAACTTGAAATACTTGGCCATTGGAAATGAAGAAGTCGGCCAAGCCTTCTTTGACCGTTATCCATACTTCCATAAAGCCATTAAAGCCAAATATCCTAATATTAAATTGATTAATACTTCAGGTCCATTTGCCGCGGGTGCTGAATTTGAACGCGGCTGGAAGTCAGCTCGGGAGAATCATTCTGATTTGGTTGATGAACATTACTACACTGCGCCGACCTGGTTCTTAGCCAATCAGCATCGGTACGATTCTTATGATCCCAAGGGGCCAAAAGCATTTATTGGTGAATATGCTTCAAAGAAAAACCAGTGGTACAATGCCGTGGTTGAAGCGAGCTATATGACAGGCTTAGAACGAAATGCTGATAAGGTTGGATTAGCCTGTTATGCACCTTTGTTCTGCAATGTCGATTATAAGGACTGGACACCAGACCTTATTTTCTTTAATCAAAGCGAAGTTTCACCGTCAGTTAATTACTACGTTCAACAGCTCTTCATGAAGTATCAGGGAACAAACAATGTTGATTATCATTTAGCTAACGTTCCGGAAGCAAAAGTGATTGATGACGGCCCGCTCAACGATGGCCTAAGTCCCCAAGCAGATGGCACAGATGTTAAGTTTGAAAATATCAGACTAACAGCCAATGGTCAGACAAAGCAGTTTAAGGGTCAATCTCTAAGTGAGAAACAGACCATTAGGGTTGGCTCTACGGATGCAGATGACTATGAAGTGGCCTTTGATGTCACCAAGGTAGGAGATGAACCCAAAGGTGCCCATTTCTGTTTTGGTGAACAAGACTTGGATAACACGTTTACCTGGGTTCTTGGAGGCTGGGGCAATACCGATTCCATGATTAGAACAATGACCAATGGAATGGACACTGATTGGACCCAGACATCATGGACAATGAATAAGAATCAAACCTATCACTGTCAGATCAAGGTTTCCGGTCGTCATATCACCACATGGATTGATGGCGAAAAAATGAACGAAATTGAGATCCCACCCTTTGTCGTTCAACCAATGTACACAAATCTGACATACGATAAAAAAGCCAGTCAATATTACTTCAAGGCGGTAAATGTGACTGATAAGCAGCAAGAAATTACACTTGATACAGATCTTTTTGCTGACGGGTCTTTGTATCAGTTAACCGGCCTGCCAGATGCAGAAAATCACCTTGGAATGACTAATCAAATTGAACGGCGAAATGTACCATTTTCTGGACATCAATTCATTTTGCCGCCTTATTCGGTTAGTGTGTTAATGAGCACAAAGCAATTTAGAACCCAGTAG
- a CDS encoding MFS transporter, whose amino-acid sequence MSKKDEKDLKAVEPAPEPTNAKVTNAEEPKFPKLFGLAMLIGPFVWLAPAGNVRNTLLPQYFSQIAPNEKVALVALLASVSSIVAAVANILFGGLSDITRTRWGKRKPWILGGTIVESGLICIVANIKSIWLIVVLWGIVAAAENAVAAAMVAQEADRIAPRWRGTISTLYGIGYTAIQLVAMIAAQFLGKPKEGMYVMAGIGFVMGIIHVLFANEGSNLDEPREKFSWSSPWLHFSLPTKGARDYWYAVAGKLMMVMGGTIATAYMLYILTDYMHLGQQTAGKTLAEIASINLIFGVVFTAISGPIADKVGRLKAPVALSTLLIGIAQFFPFFAAKPWTILTYAVLAAIGNGVYNAVDGALNLAVLPNAETSGKDMGFINLANTLSQISGTVVASLIVTYLGGYKAIFPASFLIELVGAILIFRIKSVK is encoded by the coding sequence ATGTCAAAGAAAGATGAAAAAGATTTAAAGGCAGTTGAACCGGCGCCAGAACCAACCAACGCCAAAGTGACCAACGCTGAAGAGCCAAAGTTCCCGAAACTGTTTGGGTTGGCAATGCTGATCGGGCCGTTTGTTTGGCTGGCACCAGCTGGTAACGTTCGTAACACGTTATTACCACAATACTTTAGTCAAATTGCACCAAACGAAAAGGTTGCCTTAGTTGCACTATTAGCATCAGTCTCATCAATTGTTGCCGCGGTTGCTAACATTTTATTTGGTGGCTTATCAGATATTACCCGTACCCGTTGGGGAAAACGTAAACCTTGGATCCTTGGCGGAACGATTGTTGAATCAGGGTTGATTTGTATTGTTGCCAATATCAAGTCGATTTGGTTGATTGTTGTCCTTTGGGGGATTGTTGCTGCCGCAGAAAATGCTGTTGCTGCCGCAATGGTTGCTCAAGAAGCCGACCGAATTGCACCCCGATGGCGAGGAACAATTTCAACCCTTTATGGCATTGGCTATACTGCCATTCAATTGGTTGCCATGATCGCTGCTCAATTTCTTGGTAAGCCTAAGGAAGGTATGTACGTCATGGCCGGAATTGGTTTTGTAATGGGCATTATCCATGTTCTTTTCGCCAATGAAGGCAGCAACTTGGACGAGCCACGGGAGAAATTCTCGTGGAGTTCACCTTGGCTTCACTTCTCATTACCAACTAAAGGTGCCCGTGATTACTGGTATGCTGTTGCTGGTAAGTTAATGATGGTTATGGGTGGCACAATTGCCACGGCTTACATGCTTTACATTTTGACTGACTATATGCATTTAGGTCAGCAGACAGCCGGTAAGACATTGGCTGAAATTGCTTCTATCAACCTGATCTTTGGGGTTGTCTTCACCGCGATTTCTGGGCCAATCGCTGATAAAGTGGGTCGACTAAAGGCACCAGTTGCACTTTCAACACTGTTAATTGGTATTGCACAATTCTTCCCATTCTTTGCTGCTAAGCCATGGACCATTTTGACATACGCTGTCTTGGCTGCTATTGGTAATGGGGTTTATAATGCCGTTGATGGTGCGTTGAACCTGGCTGTTTTGCCGAATGCCGAGACTTCGGGTAAAGATATGGGCTTCATTAACTTGGCAAATACCTTGTCACAGATTTCAGGAACCGTCGTTGCTTCGTTGATTGTTACCTATCTTGGTGGTTATAAGGCAATCTTCCCGGCTTCATTCCTGATTGAATTAGTTGGTGCCATCTTAATCTTCAGAATTAAATCTGTTAAATAA
- a CDS encoding alpha-N-arabinofuranosidase, translated as MTIELLPQKSGPQISKYIYGQFSEHLGNGIYGSLYVGKNSDVANVNGMRTDVVDALKKIHVPVLRWPGGLFADTYHWMDGIGPMDDRKKIVNTNWGDVTENNHFGTHEYFELLNQLGADAYINANIGSGTVQEMAEWVEYMTMPGESPMANLRRQNGQKDPWKVKFFGIGNESWGGGGNMRPEYYSDVYRQYQTFLPQYDKDHPIYKVACGPNEDDYNWTDTVMKYAGQYLDGISLHYYTLPKGTWGQSKGDATGFPESEWDSTMTRAKHMDELITKHSTIMDRYDPDKRVNLIVDEWGTWFNVEKGTNPGFLHQQNTIRDAMVAAINLNIFQKHADRVYMANIAQMVNVLQAMILTKGDQMLKTPTYYVFDMYQKHMNAELVEGVGDVPENVTYTASRKNGELTISICNYDAHENQTVEFTGLADLKEVTSAKILTAGTLDAHNTFENPDNVVEADFKAARLNEHQLQLALPSKSVVTVTLK; from the coding sequence ATGACAATTGAACTTCTACCTCAGAAGTCTGGTCCACAAATCAGCAAATATATTTATGGCCAATTTTCTGAGCATTTAGGAAATGGGATCTATGGCAGTCTCTATGTTGGCAAAAATTCTGATGTTGCAAACGTCAACGGTATGCGGACCGACGTCGTGGATGCCCTCAAGAAAATTCACGTTCCTGTATTGAGATGGCCAGGTGGGTTGTTTGCTGACACCTATCACTGGATGGACGGTATTGGACCTATGGATGATCGTAAAAAGATCGTCAACACCAACTGGGGTGATGTCACTGAAAATAACCACTTTGGGACTCATGAGTATTTTGAACTGCTGAACCAATTAGGTGCTGATGCCTATATCAATGCCAATATTGGCAGCGGGACGGTTCAAGAAATGGCTGAGTGGGTTGAGTATATGACCATGCCGGGTGAATCACCGATGGCCAACCTCCGCCGACAAAATGGTCAAAAGGATCCTTGGAAAGTTAAATTCTTTGGAATTGGTAATGAATCATGGGGTGGCGGCGGCAATATGCGTCCTGAATATTACTCAGACGTTTATCGTCAGTACCAAACGTTTTTGCCTCAGTATGACAAGGATCATCCAATTTACAAAGTTGCCTGCGGTCCAAATGAAGACGATTATAACTGGACGGATACGGTGATGAAGTACGCTGGTCAATATTTGGATGGCATTAGTCTTCATTATTACACTTTGCCGAAGGGGACCTGGGGTCAAAGCAAAGGTGACGCCACCGGTTTCCCAGAATCTGAATGGGATTCGACAATGACCCGTGCCAAACACATGGATGAATTGATCACCAAGCATTCCACCATCATGGATCGGTATGATCCTGATAAACGGGTCAACTTAATTGTTGATGAGTGGGGCACCTGGTTCAACGTTGAAAAGGGCACTAACCCAGGATTTCTGCATCAGCAAAACACGATTCGCGACGCAATGGTTGCAGCAATTAATTTAAATATTTTTCAAAAGCACGCGGATCGGGTTTATATGGCAAATATCGCTCAGATGGTCAATGTGTTACAAGCCATGATTTTAACCAAGGGTGATCAGATGCTGAAGACGCCGACCTATTATGTTTTTGATATGTATCAAAAGCACATGAATGCTGAATTGGTTGAAGGGGTTGGTGATGTGCCTGAAAATGTTACTTACACCGCTTCACGAAAAAACGGCGAGTTAACGATTTCCATTTGTAACTATGATGCCCATGAGAACCAGACCGTTGAGTTCACTGGTTTGGCCGACTTGAAAGAAGTGACGTCAGCCAAGATTCTAACGGCTGGTACACTGGATGCTCACAATACCTTTGAAAATCCAGATAACGTGGTTGAAGCTGATTTTAAGGCTGCTCGTTTGAATGAGCATCAATTGCAATTAGCTTTGCCGTCAAAGAGTGTGGTCACCGTCACATTGAAATAG